A region from the Wansuia hejianensis genome encodes:
- a CDS encoding tRNA1(Val) (adenine(37)-N6)-methyltransferase, whose product MPAVLREHESLDDLQNGYFIIQSEEGFRYGIDAVLLSGFARVKPGEKVLDMGTGTGILPILLAAKTEGESFTGLEIQEKSAEMAGRSVAYNHLEGRVRIVAGDIKEAGAIFGPASFDVVVSNPPYMTGSHGLVNPNEAKAVARHEVLCTLEDLVRETAAVLTSRGRFYLVHRPFRLAEIMGMLMKYRLEPKRMRLVYPYVDKEPNMVLLEACKGGNPRIQVERPLIVYERPNVYTDEIREIYGDGR is encoded by the coding sequence ATGCCGGCAGTGCTTCGGGAACATGAGAGCCTGGACGACCTTCAGAACGGATATTTTATCATCCAGTCGGAGGAAGGCTTTCGCTATGGAATTGACGCAGTCCTTTTATCGGGCTTTGCCAGGGTGAAGCCCGGAGAAAAGGTGCTGGATATGGGTACAGGTACCGGTATCCTGCCGATCCTTCTGGCGGCCAAGACGGAAGGGGAATCCTTTACCGGACTGGAGATCCAGGAGAAGAGTGCGGAAATGGCCGGAAGAAGCGTGGCCTATAACCATCTGGAAGGAAGGGTCCGCATTGTCGCAGGAGATATTAAGGAAGCCGGGGCCATCTTTGGCCCGGCTTCTTTTGACGTGGTTGTCAGCAATCCGCCCTATATGACGGGCAGCCATGGGCTGGTGAATCCGAATGAAGCAAAAGCGGTTGCCAGGCATGAGGTGCTCTGCACGCTGGAGGACCTGGTGCGGGAAACGGCTGCCGTGCTGACTTCGCGGGGACGGTTTTATCTGGTTCACCGGCCGTTCCGCCTGGCAGAGATCATGGGCATGCTGATGAAATACCGCCTGGAGCCTAAGCGGATGCGTCTGGTTTACCCGTACGTGGACAAGGAGCCTAACATGGTATTGCTGGAGGCCTGTAAGGGTGGGAATCCCCGTATTCAAGTGGAACGGCCCCTAATCGTCTATGAACGGCCAAACGTATACACGGATGAGATCCGGGAAATCTACGGAGACGGGCGCTGA
- the rsmI gene encoding 16S rRNA (cytidine(1402)-2'-O)-methyltransferase yields MAGKLYLCATPIGNLEDITFRVVRTLKEADLIAAEDTRNSIKLLNHFDIHTPMTSYHEYNKISKGRELVEKLKEGLDIALITDAGTPGISDPGEELVAFAWEAGIEVTVLPGAAACVTALTLSGLPTRRFAFEAFLPSDKKLRKEVLGELKEESRTIILYEAPHRLCRTLEELREFLGGTRRLTVCRELTKKHETAFRTTLDEACAHYQEETPKGECVLVLEGKSREEKNKESQEAWKEMTLEQHMAYYTGQGLEQKEAMKQVAKDRGCSKREVYQQLLVHPQGNP; encoded by the coding sequence ATGGCAGGAAAACTATATCTGTGCGCCACGCCGATTGGGAATCTGGAAGATATCACTTTCCGGGTGGTGAGGACGTTAAAGGAAGCAGATTTGATAGCGGCGGAGGATACCCGGAACAGCATCAAGCTGCTGAACCATTTTGACATCCATACGCCGATGACCAGCTATCATGAATATAATAAAATTTCCAAAGGCCGGGAGCTTGTGGAGAAACTGAAAGAAGGGCTGGATATCGCCCTGATTACTGATGCGGGCACTCCGGGAATATCAGATCCAGGGGAGGAACTGGTGGCCTTTGCTTGGGAAGCTGGCATAGAAGTGACTGTTTTGCCGGGAGCCGCGGCCTGTGTCACGGCGCTCACTCTGTCAGGGCTGCCCACCAGGAGGTTCGCGTTTGAAGCCTTTCTGCCTTCTGATAAAAAACTAAGAAAAGAAGTGCTCGGAGAGCTGAAGGAAGAAAGCAGGACCATCATCCTGTATGAGGCTCCTCACCGTCTGTGCAGGACACTGGAGGAGCTGAGGGAGTTTCTGGGGGGAACGCGGCGGCTTACAGTCTGCAGGGAGCTGACGAAGAAGCATGAGACGGCTTTCCGGACGACACTGGATGAAGCCTGCGCCCATTATCAGGAAGAGACGCCAAAAGGGGAATGTGTGCTTGTCCTGGAGGGCAAATCCAGAGAAGAAAAAAACAAAGAAAGCCAGGAAGCCTGGAAGGAAATGACGCTGGAGCAGCACATGGCATACTATACCGGCCAGGGCCTGGAGCAGAAGGAAGCGATGAAGCAGGTAGCAAAGGACCGGGGCTGTTCGAAGCGTGAAGTGTATCAACAGCTGCTGGTGCACCCGCAGGGCAACCCGTAA